One stretch of bacterium DNA includes these proteins:
- the hslV gene encoding ATP-dependent protease subunit HslV, which translates to MTVPGEIIRSTTILSVRYRGQTALGGDGQVTMGQTAVKHRAVKIRRLSGGKVLAGFAGSASDAIALFERFEGKLEQYAGNLTRAAVEMGKDWRTDRVLRRLEALLAVADKDAILILSGSGEIIEPDDGVLSIGSGGPIAMGAARGILQLDPNLTAEEIVRRALGIAAEICVYTNNHISVEVI; encoded by the coding sequence ATGACCGTGCCCGGCGAAATCATCCGCTCCACCACCATTCTCAGCGTCCGCTACCGTGGCCAGACGGCCCTCGGCGGGGACGGACAGGTCACCATGGGCCAGACGGCCGTGAAGCACAGGGCGGTCAAGATCAGAAGGCTCAGCGGGGGAAAAGTGCTCGCCGGGTTCGCCGGCTCGGCCTCCGACGCCATCGCCCTCTTCGAGCGCTTCGAGGGAAAGCTCGAACAATACGCCGGAAATCTCACCCGCGCGGCCGTTGAGATGGGAAAGGACTGGCGGACGGACCGGGTGCTCCGCCGCCTGGAAGCCCTTCTCGCGGTGGCGGACAAGGACGCCATCCTGATCCTCTCGGGAAGCGGCGAGATCATTGAACCCGACGACGGCGTCCTTTCCATCGGCAGCGGCGGCCCCATCGCCATGGGTGCCGCCCGGGGGATACTCCAGCTCGATCCCAATCTCACCGCCGAGGAAATCGTCCGCCGCGCGTTGGGCATCGCCGCCGAGATCTGCGTCTACACCAACAACCACATTTCGGTGGAAGTCATCTGA
- a CDS encoding acetylglutamate kinase (catalyzes the phosphorylation of N-acetyl-L-glutamate to form N-acetyl-L-glutamate 5-phosphate): MDAKTRADTLSEALPYIQRFSGKTVVVKYGGAAQVDTELQGP, translated from the coding sequence ATGGACGCAAAAACAAGAGCCGACACCCTGAGTGAGGCCCTGCCCTATATTCAGCGGTTCTCGGGGAAAACGGTGGTGGTCAAGTACGGCGGCGCGGCCCAGGTGGATACGGAACTCCAGGGCCCC
- the hslU gene encoding ATP-dependent protease ATPase subunit HslU, with protein MEDLIPSKIVQELDRYVIGQSKAKRAVAIALRNRWRRQQLPDDLRDDIAPKNIIMIGPTGVGKTEIARRLARLTKSPFLKVEASKFTEVGYVGRDVESIIRDLVELARNMLQEELREENHIRAEELAVERLLDLLLPRPPGFGAFNPQEENRDPLGEQHYQRTREKFRGMLLAGELDEREVELEIADKGPEIQVLGGIDLEQMGLNIKEMMGGMFPGKTRARRMNVPDAFALLAQEEADKLIDPDSMNAEAIARTEQSGIIFLDEIDKIAAGNGRGHGPDVSREGVQRDLLPIVEGSTVNTKYGPVRTDHILFIAAGAFHMSKPSDLLPELQGRFPIRVELNSLGKEDFVRILQEPENALLKQYPALLATEGVTIRFTDEAVQAVAEFAARINEQTENIGARRLYTIMERILEDISFEAPEMEETEVMIDPAYIQQRLADIVADQDLSRYIL; from the coding sequence ATGGAAGACCTGATCCCCTCCAAGATCGTTCAGGAACTCGACCGCTACGTCATCGGCCAGAGCAAAGCCAAGCGCGCCGTCGCCATCGCGCTGCGGAACAGATGGCGCAGGCAACAGCTCCCCGACGATCTGCGGGACGATATCGCCCCGAAGAACATCATCATGATCGGCCCGACCGGCGTCGGCAAAACCGAGATCGCCCGGCGGCTCGCCCGCCTCACCAAGAGCCCTTTCCTGAAGGTCGAGGCCAGCAAGTTCACCGAGGTGGGCTACGTGGGCCGTGACGTGGAGAGCATCATCCGCGATCTGGTGGAGCTGGCCCGCAACATGCTCCAGGAGGAGCTCCGGGAGGAAAACCATATCCGCGCCGAGGAGCTAGCCGTCGAGCGGCTTCTCGATCTGCTTCTGCCCCGCCCGCCGGGCTTCGGCGCTTTCAACCCGCAAGAGGAAAACCGCGATCCCCTGGGCGAGCAGCACTACCAGCGGACGCGGGAGAAATTCCGCGGGATGCTCCTCGCGGGCGAGCTCGACGAACGCGAGGTGGAGCTCGAAATCGCCGACAAGGGGCCCGAGATCCAGGTGCTCGGCGGGATAGACCTCGAGCAGATGGGGCTGAACATCAAGGAGATGATGGGCGGGATGTTTCCGGGAAAGACGCGGGCGCGGCGCATGAATGTGCCCGATGCCTTCGCCCTGCTCGCGCAAGAGGAAGCCGACAAGCTGATCGACCCGGACAGCATGAACGCCGAGGCCATCGCCCGGACCGAGCAGTCCGGCATCATCTTTCTCGACGAGATCGACAAGATCGCCGCCGGAAACGGCCGCGGACACGGCCCGGACGTCTCGCGGGAGGGGGTGCAGCGCGATCTCTTGCCCATCGTCGAGGGCTCGACGGTGAACACGAAGTACGGCCCGGTGCGGACAGATCACATCCTCTTCATCGCCGCGGGCGCATTTCACATGTCCAAGCCCTCGGATCTGCTGCCCGAGCTACAGGGCCGCTTCCCCATCCGGGTGGAGCTCAACTCCCTCGGGAAGGAGGATTTCGTCCGGATCCTCCAGGAGCCCGAGAATGCGCTTCTCAAACAGTACCCCGCCCTGCTCGCCACCGAGGGTGTCACCATCCGCTTCACGGATGAAGCCGTCCAGGCGGTGGCCGAGTTCGCCGCCCGGATCAACGAGCAGACCGAAAACATCGGCGCCCGCCGTCTCTATACCATCATGGAGCGCATTCTGGAGGACATCTCCTTCGAGGCGCCCGAGATGGAGGAGACCGAGGTGATGATCGATCCGGCCTACATCCAGCAGCGCCTCGCCGACATCGTTGCGGACCAGGACCTGAGCCGCTACATCCTCTGA